The Bacillota bacterium genome has a window encoding:
- a CDS encoding ABC transporter ATP-binding protein — translation MTVLSVAGLTKRYPNFILEDVSFSLAPGRIMGLIGKNGAGKTTTLKSILNLVNPDSGHVEMFGMDFRAQEESCKQKIGVVLGGIDFYRHKKLADITKVTKRFYTDWDERAYQRYLEMFSLDPTKRVKELSSGMKVKYMIALALSHNAKLLIFDEPTSGLDPVSRNDLLTLFRQLVKDGQRSILYSTHITSDLEKCADDITYIKDGRLLRSAEKAAFIESFQYLKNPGESKELSLEEIMIRTERSSCDV, via the coding sequence ATGACAGTTTTGTCTGTAGCGGGATTGACCAAGCGTTATCCCAATTTCATACTTGAAGATGTTAGCTTCTCGCTGGCTCCAGGTCGAATCATGGGGTTGATTGGAAAGAATGGTGCTGGAAAAACCACCACGCTAAAATCAATCCTGAATCTGGTGAACCCAGACTCCGGCCATGTGGAAATGTTTGGCATGGACTTCAGAGCCCAAGAAGAGAGCTGCAAACAGAAAATCGGAGTTGTCTTAGGGGGAATAGATTTCTATAGACATAAGAAGCTGGCAGATATCACTAAGGTCACAAAGCGTTTTTACACAGACTGGGACGAAAGGGCTTACCAAAGGTATCTAGAGATGTTTTCCCTCGACCCCACAAAGAGGGTGAAGGAGCTTTCCTCTGGGATGAAGGTCAAGTACATGATCGCCTTGGCATTGTCCCACAATGCGAAACTGTTGATCTTTGACGAGCCCACCAGTGGACTGGACCCGGTATCGCGGAACGATCTCTTGACACTGTTTCGCCAGTTGGTCAAAGACGGGCAGCGAAGCATCCTCTATTCCACCCACATCACCTCGGATCTGGAAAAATGTGCCGATGACATCACCTATATCAAGGACGGAAGACTGCTGCGAAGTGCCGAAAAGGCTGCTTTCATTGAGTCCTTCCAATACTTGAAAAACCCCGGGGAAAGCAAAGAGCTATCCTTAGAGGAAATCATGATCCGTACGGAAAGGAGCAGCTGTGATGTTTGA
- a CDS encoding ABC-2 transporter permease: MMFDLLYKELRLAAHPNLFIFTFLGVLVIVPAYPYGMVFIFGCLAPFITFMYGRETNDIYYTALLPVKKRDTVKAKCLLLVLAQMTQLLISLPFAVLRVGLLPGGNPAGIEANVAYYGFGLVIYTIFNVIFLTQFFRDAHKVGIAFLLAVTPAALAVLAMEIIVHFPRFAWLDSVEPAMLVRQLPILLTGVVVYITGNIAAYRISASRFERVDL, translated from the coding sequence GTGATGTTTGATCTTCTGTATAAGGAACTGCGGCTCGCGGCCCACCCTAATCTGTTTATATTCACATTCCTGGGTGTTCTGGTCATTGTTCCGGCCTACCCCTACGGAATGGTCTTTATCTTCGGCTGCCTCGCCCCCTTTATTACCTTCATGTATGGACGGGAGACCAATGACATTTACTATACGGCCCTGCTTCCGGTGAAGAAACGGGACACGGTGAAGGCGAAGTGCCTGCTGTTGGTGTTGGCCCAGATGACACAGCTCCTCATTTCCCTTCCCTTCGCTGTGCTGCGGGTGGGCTTGCTTCCAGGAGGTAATCCCGCCGGGATTGAGGCCAACGTGGCCTACTACGGCTTTGGCCTGGTGATTTACACCATCTTCAACGTGATTTTCCTGACCCAGTTCTTTAGGGACGCGCACAAGGTGGGAATTGCCTTCTTACTAGCGGTTACTCCCGCCGCTTTAGCAGTGTTGGCCATGGAGATCATCGTGCATTTTCCCAGGTTTGCCTGGCTGGACAGTGTAGAGCCGGCTATGCTGGTGCGCCAGCTGCCCATCTTGCTTACTGGTGTAGTGGTGTACATCACCGGGAATATTGCGGCCTACCGGATCTCCGCTAGCCGATTTGAACGGGTTGATCTGTAG
- a CDS encoding DUF4097 domain-containing protein, producing MKVALALVVCLAILLGWTPKSAVSEARVTRQREFAIDSKTTILEIETYNGSITWQPGSEAKITVKLSVQGFLPGAMGSYLEEIDVLWDSTGSRARLAVRRPRWRWGVISSNTAITVQLPADQLEALRATTSNGTIVVADAKANLDLTTSNGSIEVLSFKGDISLRSSNGRLLVQRGVGRVNLRTSNGAISLDGVTITDSSTVRTSNGAIRGKVDFAGRGQHTFETSNGSVNLKVPAGTQGRFELGTSNESAVIDLGGNHIRGRRVETTIGDDGVTVRIRTSNGGISVVEM from the coding sequence GTGAAGGTAGCCCTTGCGTTGGTGGTTTGTCTCGCTATCCTACTGGGGTGGACTCCCAAGTCAGCGGTGAGTGAGGCCCGGGTGACCCGGCAACGGGAGTTTGCAATCGACAGCAAAACTACCATCCTTGAGATCGAGACCTACAACGGCAGCATTACCTGGCAGCCGGGCAGTGAAGCTAAGATTACCGTCAAGCTAAGTGTCCAGGGATTTCTTCCCGGCGCTATGGGCAGTTACCTAGAGGAAATCGATGTCCTTTGGGACTCAACGGGCAGTCGGGCAAGGTTGGCAGTTCGCAGACCCCGTTGGCGATGGGGAGTGATCAGCTCCAACACCGCCATCACCGTACAATTGCCGGCAGACCAGCTAGAAGCCCTTCGGGCCACTACCAGCAACGGCACAATCGTCGTTGCCGATGCCAAGGCCAACCTAGATCTGACCACCAGTAATGGGAGCATCGAGGTACTTTCCTTTAAGGGAGATATTAGCTTGCGAAGCAGCAACGGTCGGTTGCTGGTGCAAAGGGGCGTAGGCAGAGTCAATCTCCGGACCTCTAACGGAGCAATCTCCCTGGACGGAGTCACCATCACCGATTCCAGTACGGTGAGGACCAGCAACGGTGCAATTAGGGGAAAAGTAGACTTTGCCGGCCGTGGCCAGCATACCTTTGAGACTTCTAACGGATCGGTGAATCTTAAGGTTCCCGCCGGGACTCAAGGCCGCTTTGAGCTGGGTACCTCCAATGAAAGTGCTGTAATTGACCTCGGTGGCAATCATATCCGTGGCAGGCGGGTAGAAACCACCATTGGCGATGACGGGGTCACAGTGAGGATCAGGACCTCCAATGGTGGGATTTCAGTAGTAGAGATGTAG
- a CDS encoding undecaprenyl-diphosphate phosphatase codes for MLWMELVKVVLIGILEGITEWLPISSTGHMILLDEFVRLNASEAFKEMFLVVIQLGAIMAVVLLYFHKLNPFASNKSSQAKRDTMAIWYKVIVGVIPAAVLGLLFDDWLNERFYNYITVAVTLILYGVLFIVIENRNKERQPRIKGFGQLSYATAFGIGLFQVLSLIPGTSRSGATILGGIILGTSRHIAAEYSFFLSIPVMFGASALKLVKFGLSFTAMEIALLLTGMIVAFVVSVIAIRFLLVYIKNNDFKAFGWYRILLGLLVLGYFALA; via the coding sequence ATGCTGTGGATGGAATTGGTCAAGGTCGTCCTGATCGGTATCCTTGAAGGGATCACGGAGTGGCTGCCCATCAGCAGTACCGGTCATATGATTCTACTCGATGAGTTTGTCCGCCTCAATGCTTCCGAGGCCTTTAAGGAAATGTTTCTGGTCGTGATTCAACTGGGAGCGATTATGGCCGTCGTTCTTTTGTATTTCCACAAACTAAACCCCTTTGCGTCCAATAAGTCTTCCCAGGCTAAAAGGGACACGATGGCGATTTGGTATAAGGTGATAGTTGGAGTGATTCCCGCCGCAGTGCTGGGGTTGCTCTTTGACGACTGGCTCAACGAACGTTTCTACAACTATATTACCGTCGCGGTGACACTGATCCTATATGGCGTGCTTTTTATCGTTATCGAAAACCGAAACAAGGAAAGACAGCCCCGGATTAAGGGCTTTGGACAACTCTCCTACGCCACTGCCTTTGGCATCGGATTGTTTCAGGTACTGTCGCTGATTCCCGGCACCTCCCGTTCTGGAGCGACTATCCTCGGGGGAATTATCCTGGGGACGTCACGACACATCGCCGCGGAATACTCCTTTTTCCTTTCGATCCCGGTGATGTTTGGCGCCAGCGCCCTAAAGCTGGTCAAGTTCGGCTTGAGCTTCACAGCCATGGAAATCGCCCTTTTGCTCACCGGAATGATTGTCGCCTTCGTTGTCTCGGTGATAGCCATCCGCTTTCTGTTGGTCTACATCAAGAACAACGACTTCAAAGCCTTCGGTTGGTACCGCATCCTCCTGGGCCTCTTGGTCCTCGGATATTTCGCTCTGGCCTAG
- a CDS encoding creatininase family protein codes for MSEVRYHMLRPQQIVERRKACPVVYIPLGNLEWHGVHNPVGADTLQAMGLAELCARKGGGLVFPPLWYGDSRSEGLMEANSGDKEDIAAAMELPVENFSPERQPFTATEQALNYHKLLLHILAQAESLGFRLGVLVAGHYPLIDHARAAVCQFNQREYSRYHGMLAWACVDYLLIKDRFDCAGDHAGGWETSHLMALHPETVDLSLLPPKGERIVGAGGKLAPQDATAEFGQLTLEAAADVIVKEVHHRLANESIYRAHGCSLLEGLWRREEPKGE; via the coding sequence TTGAGTGAAGTCAGGTATCATATGTTGCGACCGCAGCAAATCGTGGAAAGAAGAAAGGCTTGTCCCGTAGTCTACATTCCCCTGGGTAACTTGGAGTGGCATGGAGTTCACAACCCTGTAGGTGCCGATACCCTGCAAGCCATGGGATTGGCGGAGCTTTGTGCTCGAAAGGGAGGTGGATTGGTTTTTCCACCCCTTTGGTACGGTGACAGCCGCTCCGAGGGGTTGATGGAGGCCAATTCTGGCGACAAGGAGGATATTGCCGCGGCTATGGAGCTGCCGGTGGAGAACTTTTCCCCGGAGCGGCAGCCCTTCACGGCCACGGAGCAGGCGCTCAACTACCACAAGTTACTTCTGCACATCTTGGCACAGGCAGAGAGTTTGGGCTTTAGGTTGGGGGTGTTAGTTGCCGGACATTATCCTCTGATCGATCATGCTCGAGCCGCGGTTTGTCAGTTTAACCAACGGGAATACAGCCGCTATCATGGTATGTTGGCCTGGGCCTGTGTCGACTATCTCCTCATCAAGGACCGGTTTGATTGTGCCGGCGACCATGCCGGTGGATGGGAGACTTCTCATTTGATGGCCCTGCACCCCGAAACGGTGGATCTGAGTTTGCTGCCACCGAAGGGGGAAAGAATCGTCGGCGCGGGAGGAAAACTGGCTCCCCAGGATGCCACTGCGGAGTTTGGTCAACTGACCCTAGAGGCGGCTGCTGACGTGATTGTCAAGGAAGTACATCATCGGCTGGCCAACGAGAGCATTTATCGAGCCCATGGGTGCAGCCTCTTGGAGGGGTTGTGGCGCCGAGAGGAACCAAAAGGGGAGTGA
- a CDS encoding helix-turn-helix domain-containing protein → MNNPRDNIAANLCHLRKINRMSQEEVAEKIGVSRQAVAKWEKGESLPDIINCEALADLYDVSLNDLVRYDPKSTGMPIPPRNKHLFGVVTLGERGQIVLPKKARDIFHLQPGDTLVVLGDTNPATPGIALVDSRSFLNMTGYAIESIFGNKGD, encoded by the coding sequence ATGAATAATCCCCGAGATAACATTGCTGCTAACCTTTGCCACCTGCGGAAAATCAACCGCATGTCCCAGGAGGAAGTTGCCGAAAAAATCGGCGTAAGTCGCCAGGCTGTGGCCAAATGGGAAAAGGGTGAATCTCTTCCCGATATTATTAACTGCGAAGCTTTGGCAGATTTGTATGACGTATCCTTGAATGACCTGGTGCGCTACGATCCAAAGAGCACGGGAATGCCCATCCCCCCACGAAATAAGCATCTCTTTGGGGTGGTAACCTTAGGTGAGAGGGGACAGATTGTACTGCCCAAGAAAGCCAGGGACATCTTCCACTTGCAGCCGGGAGATACCCTAGTGGTATTAGGAGACACAAATCCAGCCACCCCTGGAATCGCGTTGGTAGATAGTCGTTCTTTCCTGAATATGACGGGATATGCCATAGAAAGTATATTTGGTAACAAAGGAGATTAG